Proteins encoded by one window of Euryarchaeota archaeon:
- a CDS encoding 4Fe-4S binding protein, with translation MPHFVRPLCTDCGGCVGACPIAAITLWRADVEVLRHCTECDLCVRVCPTGALASVHEERAARPVGA, from the coding sequence GTGCCCCACTTTGTAAGGCCCTTGTGCACGGATTGCGGCGGTTGCGTGGGTGCGTGTCCCATAGCCGCCATCACGTTATGGCGGGCGGATGTGGAAGTCTTGCGCCATTGCACCGAGTGCGACCTTTGCGTCAGGGTCTGCCCGACGGGGGCCTTGGCATCCGTCCACGAGGAACGCGCCGCCCGACCCGTGGGCGCGTAG